Proteins from one Camelina sativa cultivar DH55 chromosome 8, Cs, whole genome shotgun sequence genomic window:
- the LOC104709521 gene encoding dnaJ homolog subfamily C member 7 homolog has protein sequence MGGEDGERNPPPPPQQKLAEFLGIVAFSVIGVTVVTLFKARSQSAWKATKGGSFRTAYQEEAWRRYNKRMKEEYEDEMERVERIRRMQSVFNRERSKFRRGYENWRETDPGAQQYHQQFQRNDWYWKTESSQRNQRTNHQEPPNQRRVYPLSHHYSVLGLSRSRATPYTEAEIKKAFREKAMEFHPDQNQDNKVVAEAKFKEVLLSYEAIKEERNER, from the exons ATGGGAGGCGAAGATGGTGAACggaatcctcctcctcctccgcagCAGAAGTTGGCAGAGTTTTTGGGAATCGTCGCGTTTTCTGTAATCGGCGTAACCGTTGTCACTCTCTTC AAGGCTAGATCACAGTCAGCGTGGAAAGCAACCAAAGGTGGTTCTTTCCGAACAGCTTATCAGGAGGAAGCGTGGAGAAGGTACAACAAACGGATGAAGGAGGAGTACGAGGATGAGATGGAGAGAGTG GAACGTATCAGGCGTATGCAAAGCGTTTTCAATAGAGAGAGGAGTAAATTTAGGAGGGGCTACGAGAACTGGAGAGAAACTGATCCTGGTGCACAGCAATACCATCAGCAGTTTCAGCGTAATGATTGGTACTGGAAAACTGAGTCTTCGCAAAGAAATCAAAGGACCAATCACCAGGAGCCTCCAAACCAGAGAAGAGTATATCCATTATCACATCATTACTCGGTATTAGGGCTCAGCAG GTCCAGGGCAACTCCATATACCGAAGCTGAGATTAAG AAAGCATTCAGGGAAAAAGCTATGGAATTCCATCCAGACCAAAATCAGGATAACAAAG TTGTAGCTGAAGCAAAATTCAAAGAGGTCTTACTTTCATATGAAGCTATAAAAGAGGAAAGAAACGAGAGGTGA
- the LOC104707148 gene encoding probable xyloglucan glycosyltransferase 12, whose amino-acid sequence MAPKFEWWAKGNNNRKGTPVVVKMENPNNWSMVELESPSDEDFLVRSREKSRNKNARQLTWVLLLKAHRAAGCLTSLGSALIALGTAVRRRIAAGRTDSEVSSQKQNPAKKSKLFYSCLKVFLWLSLILLCFEIAAYFKGWHFGTSKLQLQFIFTTPFGVKGFFDWAYTRWVLLRVEYLAPPLQFLANACIVLFLIQSLDRLILCLGCFWIRFKKIKPVLKPDAISDLESGDNGCFLPMVLVQIPMCNEKEVYQQSIAAVCNLDWPKTKILIQILDDSDDPTTQSLIKEEVHKWQERGARIVYRHRVNREGYKAGNLKSAMNCSYVKDYEFVAIFDADFQPLPDFLKKTIPHFKDNEELGLVQARWSFVNKEENLLTRLQNINLAFHFEVEQQVNSVFLNFFGFNGTAGVWRIKALEDSGGWLERTTVEDMDIAVRAHLHGWKFIFLNDVECQCELPESYEAYRKQQHRWHSGPMQLFRLCLPAVIKSKISIGKKFNLIFLFFLLRKLILPFYSFTLFCILLPMTMFVPEAELPAWVVCYIPATMSFLNILPAPKSFPFIVPYLLFENTMSVTKFNAMVSGLFQLGSAYEWVVTKKSGRSSEGDLAALVEKDGKKTKHQRGVSAPETEAEKNAEKTKKKKKKKKHNRIYMKELSLAFLLLTAATRSLLSAQGIHFYFLLFQGISFLLVGLDLIGEQVE is encoded by the exons ATGGCACCAAAGTTTGAATGGTGGGCTAAAGGAAACAACAACCGTAAAGGTACACCAGTGGTCGTCAAAATGGAGAACCCTAACAACTGGTCAATGGTGGAACTTGAATCACCTTCCGATGAAGATTTCCTAGTAAGAAGCCGtgagaaatcaagaaacaagaacGCGAGACAGCTCACTTGGGTACTCCTTCTCAAAGCTCACCGTGCCGCAGGTTGTCTCACTTCACTCGGCTCAGCATTAATCGCTCTAGGCACAGCCGTACGTCGCCGTATCGCAGCCGGCCGTACAGATTCCGAGGTCTCGTCACAGAAGCAAAACCCTGcgaaaaaatcgaaacttttctACTCTTGCTTGAAAGTGTTTCTATGGCTTTCGTTAATCCTTCTGTGTTTCGAGATCGCTGCCTATTTCAAAGGTTGGCACTTTGGAACTTCGAAGCTTCAGCTTCAGTTTATCTTCACTACACCTTTTGGTGTGAAAGGCTTCTTTGATTGGGCTTACACGAGATGGGTTTTGCTTCGTGTTGAGTATCTTGCTCCTCCGCTTCAGTTTCTTGCTAATGCCTGCATCGTTCTCTTCCTTATTCAGAGTCTTGATAGACTCATTCTTTGTCTTGGCTGTTTCTGGATCCGTTTCAAGAAGATTAAACCGGTTCTTAAACCGGATGCTATCTCTGATCTTGAATCTGGTGATAATGGTTGTTTTCTCCCTATGGTTCTTGTTCAGATCCCTATGTGTAACGAGAAAGAG gTTTATCAGCAATCAATTGCGGCTGTGTGTAATCTAGACTGGCCAAAAACGAAGATTTTGATTCAGATTTTGGATGATTCCGATGATCCAACAACGCAGAGTTTGATCAAAGAAGAGGTTCATAAATGGCAGGAGCGAGGTGCACGCATTGTGTACCGTCACCGTGTTAACAGAGAAGGTTACAAAGCTGGTAATCTCAAGTCTGCTATGAACTGTAGTTATGTCAAAGACTACGAATTCGTTGCCATTTTCGACGCTGATTTTCAACCTCTACCTGATTTCCTCAAAAAGACAATTCCTCATTTCAAG gACAATGAGGAACTAGGATTGGTTCAGGCAAGATGGTCGTTTGTGAATAAAGAAGAGAACTTGTTGACAAGATTACAGAACATTAACTTGGCTTTCCACTTTGAGGTTGAACAGCAAGTGAACAGTGTGTTTTTGAATTTCTTTGGATTCAATGGCACTGCTGGTGTGTGGAGGATCAAGGCTTTGGAAGACTCTGGTGGTTGGCTCGAGAGAACCACTGTTGAGGATATGGACATTGCTGTTCGTGCTCACCTTCATGGATGGAAATTCATTTTCCTAAACGATGTTGAG TGCCAATGTGAATTACCTGAATCCTATGAAGCTTACAGAAAACAGCAACACAGATGGCATTCAGGACCTATGCAACTATTTCGTCTTTGTTTGCCCGCTGTCATTAAATCAAAG ATAAGCATAGGCAAGAAGTTcaatttgatatttcttttcttcctcctgAGGAAGCTAATCTTGCCCTTCTACTCATTCACCCTCTTTTGTATACTCCTGCCAATGACTATGTTTGTGCCCGAGGCTGAGCTTCCCGCTTGGGTTGTTTGCTACATACCTGCCACAATGTCGTTCCTCAACATCCTTCCCGCTCCAAAATCATTTCCATTTATCGTCCCGTACCTTCTCTTTGAGAACACAATGTCTGTCACCAAGTTCAACGCAATGGTTTCGGGTCTTTTTCAGCTAGGAAGTGCATATGAATGGgttgttacaaaaaaatcagGACGATCATCTGAAGGAGATCTAGCTGCTTTGGTTGAAAAAGATGGAAAGAAAACGAAACATCAGAGAGGTGTGTCTGCTCCCGAAACAGAAGCTGAGAAAAATGctgaaaagacaaagaagaagaagaagaagaagaagcacaatAGGATATATATGAAAGAGCTATCACTAGCGTTCCTGTTACTGACGGCAGCAACTCGGAGTCTTTTATCGGCGCAAGGAATCCATTTTTACTTCCTATTGTTTCAAGGAATATCTTTCTTACTGGTGGGTCTAGATCTAATTGGAGAACAAGTTGAATGA